A single Vulpes lagopus strain Blue_001 chromosome 3, ASM1834538v1, whole genome shotgun sequence DNA region contains:
- the BAIAP3 gene encoding BAI1-associated protein 3 isoform X4, with the protein MTTLLEIKSSVLRQVQVCPSFRRRPEGEPGSTGTDPQEPAAGAWKPGDGVEFFAQMRLILKKGEGRQGLPCPEVLLRSGAPAPAEPVDPNRGLRVLTQEEVEMLYEEALYTVLYRAGTMGPDQVDDQETLLGYLQQVFGTNPEEYAEAIERVKKAKAPTYALKVSVVRAKNLLAKDPNGFSDPYCMLGILPASGAPQEPGSHKEQRFSFRKGSKRGGPLPAKCIQVTEVKSSTLNPVWKENFLFEIEDVSMDQLHLDIWDHDDDVSLVEACRKLNEVIGLKGMSRYFKQIVKSARANGTAGPTDDHTDDFLGCLNIPIREVPVAGEDRWFKLEPRSSASRVQGDCQLVLKLITTQRDTAMSRRGRSGFLSYMLLLGRLLQFEHRPEERNSSSWRGELSGPAATVLCLHGAQSNLSALQLAVLHWVVSSRHHQTCTLDYGYLLGLLEDIQAHWEEASSLPQEQEKSLADSFSAFCEFGLRLLRQLRDYFPATNSTAVYRLELLLKCLSKMQVFQPSFEICPFETELNMDIAAALKRGNHEWYDRLLNTKSPREQPGPQRLAGLVELADAVYEDLQACYGIYASLFHSIVEIDFFTLTFRQLERLVAKEAWVLTEELSPKMSLEVASGLFELYLTLADIQRFWSSIPGRDIRSLALAGIHAPFLPAVKLWLQVLRDQSRWRLQGAVNVDTLEPMDVSSKHSSSAATASLCFSHIQELWARLAWPDPVQAQALGTQLSQDLCEATLFYTELLRKKVDTQPGPAGEAVSEPLCVVLNNVELLRKAAGQVLRGLAWPEAPSALEGGLPRPLLSCTQALDEDLQQEVHTVTAHLTSKMVADIRKYVQHISLSPDSIQNEEAVAPLLKYLDEKLALLNASLVKENLSRVLEALWELLLQTILQALGANLDVSADFYGRFHFTLEALVNFFHAEGQGLPLESLRDGSYKKLEEELRLHQCSTRECIEQYYLDKLKQRSLEQNRFGRLSVRCHYEAAEQRLVVEVLHAADLPALDANGLSDPFVIVELGPPHLFPLVRSQRTQVKSRTLHPVYDELFYFSVPAEACRRRGACVLFTVMDHDWLSTNDFAGEAALGLGSIGGIARPQVGGSTRARQPVTLHLRRPRAQVRSALRMLEGRSSKEAQEFVKRLKELEKSMEADP; encoded by the exons ATGACGACGTTGCTGGAGATCAAGAGCAGCGTGCTCAGGCAGGTGCAGGTGTGCCCGTCCTTCCGGCGGAGGCCCGAGGGAGAGCCAGGGAGCACCGGCACCGACCCCCAGGAGCCTGCCGCAGGGGCTTG GAAACCCGGTGATGGCGTGGAGTTCTTCGCGCAGATGCGCCTCATCCTCAAGAAGGGGGAAGGCCGACAGGGCCTGCCGTGCCCCGAG GTCCTGTTGCGCAGCGGGGCACCAGCCCCTGCCGAGCCTGTGGACCCCAACCGTGGCCTGAGAGTCCTAACCCAGGAGGAG GTGGAGATGCTGTACGAGGAAGCCTTGTACACGGTGCTTTACCGTGCGGGGACCATGGGCCCCGACCAGGTGGATGACCAGGAGACCCTACTGGGCTACCTGCAGCAG GTGTTTGGTACCAACCCCGAGGAGTACGCCGAGGCCATTGAGCGTGTGAAGAAGGCCAAG GCCCCCACATACGCCCTGAAAGTCTCTGTCGTGCGTGCCAAGAACCTGCTGGCCAAAGACCCCAATG GCTTCAGTGACCCATACTGCATGCTGGGCATCCTGCCGGCCTCGGGCGCCCCCCAGGAGCCGGGTTCGCATAAGGAGCAGCGCTTCAGCTTCCGCAAAGGCAGTAAGCGGGGAGGGCCCCTGCCGGCCAAGTGCATCCAGGTCACCGAGGTCAAGAGCAGCACCCTGAACCCTGTGTGGAAGGAGAACTTCCTCTT TGAGATCGAGGATGTGAGCATGGACCAGCTACACCTGGACATCTG ggacCATGATGATGATGTGTCCCTGGTGGAAGCGTGCAGGAAGCTGAACGAAGTCATCGGCCTGAAGGGCATGAGCAG GTATTTCAAACAGATTGTCAAGTCGGCCCGTGCTAACGGGACAGCAGGACCCACGGACGACCACACGGATGACTTCCTGGGGTGTCTCAACATACCCATCCGG GAGGTGCCCGTGGCGGGTGAAGACCGCTGGTTCAAGCTGGAACCGCGCTCCAGCGCCTCCCGGGTGCAGGGAGACTGCCAGCTGGTCCTCAAGCTGATCACCACACAG AGGGACACGGCCATGAGCCGGCGCGGGCGCTCGGGCTTCCTGTCCTACATGCTGCTGCTCGGCCGGCTGCTGCAGTTCGAGCACCGACCCGAGGAG CGCAACTCGAGCAGCTGGCGCGGAGAGCTCAGCGGGCCCGCGGCCACCGTGCTCTGCCTCCACGGCGCGCAGAGCAACCTGTCTGCGCTGCAGCTGGCGGTGCT GCACTGGGTGGTGAGCAGCCGCCACCATCAGACCTGCACCCTGGACTACGGCtacctgctggggctgctggaggaCATCCAGGCACACTGGGAGGAGGCGTCCTCCCTGCCCCAAGAGCAG GAGAAGAGCCTGGCTGACAGCTTCTCTGCCTTCTGTGAGTTTGGGCTGCGGCTGCTGCGCCAGCTCCGAGACTACTTTCCAGCCACCAACAGCACCGCCGTCTACCGCCTGGAGCTGCTGCTGAA GTGTCTCAGCAAGATGCAGGTCTTCCAGCCGTCCTTCGAAATCTGCCCCTTTGAGACGGAGCTGAACATGGACATCGCTGCTGCTCTGAAG AGAGGCAACCACGAGTGGTATGACAGGCTCCTGAACACCAAGAGTCCTCGCGAGCAG CCGGGGCCCCAGCGCCTCGCCGGCCTAGTGGAGCTGGCTGACGCCGTCTACGAGGACCTGCAGGCCTGCTACGGCATCTATGCCAGCCTCTTCCACAG CATCGTGGAGATCGACTTCTTCACCCTCACCTTCCGGCAGCTGGAGCGTCTG GTGGCCAAGGAGGCATGGGTGCTGACGGAGGAGCTGAGCCCCAAGATGAGCCTGGAGGTGGCCTCAGGGCTCTTCGAGCTGTACCTGACCCTGGCAGACATTCAGCGCTTCTGGAGCAGCATCCCCGGCCG TGACATCCGCTCCCTTGCTCTGGCCGGCATCCATGCCCCCTTCCTGCCCGCCGTGAAGCTCTGGCTGCAGGTGCTGCGAGACCAGTCCAGGTGGAGACTTCAGGGAGCTGTGAATGTGGACACA CTGGAGCCCATGGATGTCTCCTCTAAGCACAGCAGCTCCGCGGCCACTGCTAGCCTCTGCTTCAGTCACATCCAGGAGCTGTGGGCCCGCCTGGCGTGGCCAGACCCTGTGCAGGCCCAGGCACTGGGGACCCAGCTCAGCCAG GACCTGTGCGAGGCCACCCTCTTCTACACTGAGCTGTTGCGGAAGAAGGTGGACACTCAGCCCGGGCCCGCAGGCGAGGCAGTGAGCGAGCCG CTCTGTGTGGTCCTCAACAACGTGGAGCTTCTCCGAAAGGCCGCGGGGCAAGTGCTGCGGGGGCTGGCATGGCCGGAGGCGCCCTCGGCGCTGGAGGGCGGCCTCCCACGCCCTTTGCTCAGCTGTACGCAGGCCCTGGACGAGGACCTGCAGCAGGAGGTCCACACCGTGACAGCACATCTAACCTCCAAG ATGGTGGCCGACATCAGGAAGTATGTACAGCACATCAGCCTGTCGCCCGACTCCATCCAGAATGAAGAG GCCGTGGCCCCACTCCTGAAGTACCTGGATGAGAAGCTGGCCCTGCTGAATGCCTCGCTGGTGAAGGAGAACCTGAGCAG GGTCCTGGAGGCCCTCTGGGAGCTGCTCCTGCAGACCATCCTGCAGGCACTGGGCGCCAACCTTGACGTCTCCGCCGACTTCTACGGCCGCTTCCACTTCACGCTGGAG GCCCTGGTGAATTTTTTCCACGCTGAGGGGCAGGGTCTGCCCCTGGAGAGCCTGAGGGACGGAAGCTATAAG AAACTGGAGGAGGAGCTGCGCCTGCACCAGTGCTCCACCCGTGAGTGCATCGAGCAGTACTACCTGGACAAGCTCAAGCAG AGGTCGCTGGAGCAGAACCGGTTCGGGCGCCTGAGCGTCCGCTGCCACTACGAGGCAGCAGAGCAGAGGCTGGTGGTGGAGGTGCTGCACGCAGCGGACCTGCCCGCCCTGGACGCCAACG GCCTGAGCGACCCCTTCGTGATCGTGGAGCTGGGCCCACCACACCTCTTCCCGCTGGTCCGCAGCCAGAGGACGCAGGTCAAGAGCCGGACGCTGCACCCCGTGTATGATGAGCTCTTCTACTT CTCTGTGCCGGCAGAGGCATGCCGCCGCCGCGGCGCCTGCGTGCTGTTCACGGTCATGGACCATGACTGGCTGTCCACCAACGACTTCGCAGGGGAGGCGGCCCTCGGCCTGGGCAGTATTGGTGGCATCGCGCGGCCCCAGGTGGGAGGGAGCACGAGGGCCAGGCAGCCTGTTACCTTGCACCTGCGGCGGCCCAGAGCCCAGG TGAGGTCGGCGCTGAGGATGCTGGAGGGCCGCAGCAGCAAGGAGGCACAGGAGTTTGTCAAGAGACTCAAGGAGCTGGAGAAGTCCATGGAGGCGGACCCCTGA
- the BAIAP3 gene encoding BAI1-associated protein 3 isoform X3 encodes MTTLLEIKSSVLRQVQVCPSFRRRPEGEPGSTGTDPQEPAAGAWKPGDGVEFFAQMRLILKKGEGRQGLPCPEVLLRSGAPAPAEPVDPNRGLRVLTQEEVEMLYEEALYTVLYRAGTMGPDQVDDQETLLGYLQQVFGTNPEEYAEAIERVKKAKAPTYALKVSVVRAKNLLAKDPNGFSDPYCMLGILPASGAPQEPGSHKEQRFSFRKGSKRGGPLPAKCIQVTEVKSSTLNPVWKENFLFEIEDVSMDQLHLDIWDHDDDVSLVEACRKLNEVIGLKGMSRYFKQIVKSARANGTAGPTDDHTDDFLGCLNIPIREVPVAGEDRWFKLEPRSSASRVQGDCQLVLKLITTQRDTAMSRRGRSGFLSYMLLLGRLLQFEHRPEERNSSSWRGELSGPAATVLCLHGAQSNLSALQLAVLHWVVSSRHHQTCTLDYGYLLGLLEDIQAHWEEASSLPQEQEKSLADSFSAFCEFGLRLLRQLRDYFPATNSTAVYRLELLLKCLSKMQVFQPSFEICPFETELNMDIAAALKRGNHEWYDRLLNTKSPREQPGPQRLAGLVELADAVYEDLQACYGIYASLFHSIVEIDFFTLTFRQLERLVAKEAWVLTEELSPKMSLEVASGLFELYLTLADIQRFWSSIPGRDIRSLALAGIHAPFLPAVKLWLQVLRDQSRWRLQGAVNVDTLEPMDVSSKHSSSAATASLCFSHIQELWARLAWPDPVQAQALGTQLSQDLCEATLFYTELLRKKVDTQPGPAGEAVSEPLCVVLNNVELLRKAAGQVLRGLAWPEAPSALEGGLPRPLLSCTQALDEDLQQEVHTVTAHLTSKMVADIRKYVQHISLSPDSIQNEEAVAPLLKYLDEKLALLNASLVKENLSRVLEALWELLLQTILQALGANLDVSADFYGRFHFTLEALVNFFHAEGQGLPLESLRDGSYKVRPGPGEGAGGTWGPAFSTRWAPQKLEEELRLHQCSTRECIEQYYLDKLKQRSLEQNRFGRLSVRCHYEAAEQRLVVEVLHAADLPALDANGLSDPFVIVELGPPHLFPLVRSQRTQVKSRTLHPVYDELFYFSVPAEACRRRGACVLFTVMDHDWLSTNDFAGEAALGLGSIGGIARPQVGGSTRARQPVTLHLRRPRAQVRSALRMLEGRSSKEAQEFVKRLKELEKSMEADP; translated from the exons ATGACGACGTTGCTGGAGATCAAGAGCAGCGTGCTCAGGCAGGTGCAGGTGTGCCCGTCCTTCCGGCGGAGGCCCGAGGGAGAGCCAGGGAGCACCGGCACCGACCCCCAGGAGCCTGCCGCAGGGGCTTG GAAACCCGGTGATGGCGTGGAGTTCTTCGCGCAGATGCGCCTCATCCTCAAGAAGGGGGAAGGCCGACAGGGCCTGCCGTGCCCCGAG GTCCTGTTGCGCAGCGGGGCACCAGCCCCTGCCGAGCCTGTGGACCCCAACCGTGGCCTGAGAGTCCTAACCCAGGAGGAG GTGGAGATGCTGTACGAGGAAGCCTTGTACACGGTGCTTTACCGTGCGGGGACCATGGGCCCCGACCAGGTGGATGACCAGGAGACCCTACTGGGCTACCTGCAGCAG GTGTTTGGTACCAACCCCGAGGAGTACGCCGAGGCCATTGAGCGTGTGAAGAAGGCCAAG GCCCCCACATACGCCCTGAAAGTCTCTGTCGTGCGTGCCAAGAACCTGCTGGCCAAAGACCCCAATG GCTTCAGTGACCCATACTGCATGCTGGGCATCCTGCCGGCCTCGGGCGCCCCCCAGGAGCCGGGTTCGCATAAGGAGCAGCGCTTCAGCTTCCGCAAAGGCAGTAAGCGGGGAGGGCCCCTGCCGGCCAAGTGCATCCAGGTCACCGAGGTCAAGAGCAGCACCCTGAACCCTGTGTGGAAGGAGAACTTCCTCTT TGAGATCGAGGATGTGAGCATGGACCAGCTACACCTGGACATCTG ggacCATGATGATGATGTGTCCCTGGTGGAAGCGTGCAGGAAGCTGAACGAAGTCATCGGCCTGAAGGGCATGAGCAG GTATTTCAAACAGATTGTCAAGTCGGCCCGTGCTAACGGGACAGCAGGACCCACGGACGACCACACGGATGACTTCCTGGGGTGTCTCAACATACCCATCCGG GAGGTGCCCGTGGCGGGTGAAGACCGCTGGTTCAAGCTGGAACCGCGCTCCAGCGCCTCCCGGGTGCAGGGAGACTGCCAGCTGGTCCTCAAGCTGATCACCACACAG AGGGACACGGCCATGAGCCGGCGCGGGCGCTCGGGCTTCCTGTCCTACATGCTGCTGCTCGGCCGGCTGCTGCAGTTCGAGCACCGACCCGAGGAG CGCAACTCGAGCAGCTGGCGCGGAGAGCTCAGCGGGCCCGCGGCCACCGTGCTCTGCCTCCACGGCGCGCAGAGCAACCTGTCTGCGCTGCAGCTGGCGGTGCT GCACTGGGTGGTGAGCAGCCGCCACCATCAGACCTGCACCCTGGACTACGGCtacctgctggggctgctggaggaCATCCAGGCACACTGGGAGGAGGCGTCCTCCCTGCCCCAAGAGCAG GAGAAGAGCCTGGCTGACAGCTTCTCTGCCTTCTGTGAGTTTGGGCTGCGGCTGCTGCGCCAGCTCCGAGACTACTTTCCAGCCACCAACAGCACCGCCGTCTACCGCCTGGAGCTGCTGCTGAA GTGTCTCAGCAAGATGCAGGTCTTCCAGCCGTCCTTCGAAATCTGCCCCTTTGAGACGGAGCTGAACATGGACATCGCTGCTGCTCTGAAG AGAGGCAACCACGAGTGGTATGACAGGCTCCTGAACACCAAGAGTCCTCGCGAGCAG CCGGGGCCCCAGCGCCTCGCCGGCCTAGTGGAGCTGGCTGACGCCGTCTACGAGGACCTGCAGGCCTGCTACGGCATCTATGCCAGCCTCTTCCACAG CATCGTGGAGATCGACTTCTTCACCCTCACCTTCCGGCAGCTGGAGCGTCTG GTGGCCAAGGAGGCATGGGTGCTGACGGAGGAGCTGAGCCCCAAGATGAGCCTGGAGGTGGCCTCAGGGCTCTTCGAGCTGTACCTGACCCTGGCAGACATTCAGCGCTTCTGGAGCAGCATCCCCGGCCG TGACATCCGCTCCCTTGCTCTGGCCGGCATCCATGCCCCCTTCCTGCCCGCCGTGAAGCTCTGGCTGCAGGTGCTGCGAGACCAGTCCAGGTGGAGACTTCAGGGAGCTGTGAATGTGGACACA CTGGAGCCCATGGATGTCTCCTCTAAGCACAGCAGCTCCGCGGCCACTGCTAGCCTCTGCTTCAGTCACATCCAGGAGCTGTGGGCCCGCCTGGCGTGGCCAGACCCTGTGCAGGCCCAGGCACTGGGGACCCAGCTCAGCCAG GACCTGTGCGAGGCCACCCTCTTCTACACTGAGCTGTTGCGGAAGAAGGTGGACACTCAGCCCGGGCCCGCAGGCGAGGCAGTGAGCGAGCCG CTCTGTGTGGTCCTCAACAACGTGGAGCTTCTCCGAAAGGCCGCGGGGCAAGTGCTGCGGGGGCTGGCATGGCCGGAGGCGCCCTCGGCGCTGGAGGGCGGCCTCCCACGCCCTTTGCTCAGCTGTACGCAGGCCCTGGACGAGGACCTGCAGCAGGAGGTCCACACCGTGACAGCACATCTAACCTCCAAG ATGGTGGCCGACATCAGGAAGTATGTACAGCACATCAGCCTGTCGCCCGACTCCATCCAGAATGAAGAG GCCGTGGCCCCACTCCTGAAGTACCTGGATGAGAAGCTGGCCCTGCTGAATGCCTCGCTGGTGAAGGAGAACCTGAGCAG GGTCCTGGAGGCCCTCTGGGAGCTGCTCCTGCAGACCATCCTGCAGGCACTGGGCGCCAACCTTGACGTCTCCGCCGACTTCTACGGCCGCTTCCACTTCACGCTGGAG GCCCTGGTGAATTTTTTCCACGCTGAGGGGCAGGGTCTGCCCCTGGAGAGCCTGAGGGACGGAAGCTATAAGGTGAGGCCTGGCCCGGGGGAGGGAGCGGGCGGCACCTGGGGGCCTGCGTTCAGCACCCGGTGGGCTCCGCAGAAACTGGAGGAGGAGCTGCGCCTGCACCAGTGCTCCACCCGTGAGTGCATCGAGCAGTACTACCTGGACAAGCTCAAGCAG AGGTCGCTGGAGCAGAACCGGTTCGGGCGCCTGAGCGTCCGCTGCCACTACGAGGCAGCAGAGCAGAGGCTGGTGGTGGAGGTGCTGCACGCAGCGGACCTGCCCGCCCTGGACGCCAACG GCCTGAGCGACCCCTTCGTGATCGTGGAGCTGGGCCCACCACACCTCTTCCCGCTGGTCCGCAGCCAGAGGACGCAGGTCAAGAGCCGGACGCTGCACCCCGTGTATGATGAGCTCTTCTACTT CTCTGTGCCGGCAGAGGCATGCCGCCGCCGCGGCGCCTGCGTGCTGTTCACGGTCATGGACCATGACTGGCTGTCCACCAACGACTTCGCAGGGGAGGCGGCCCTCGGCCTGGGCAGTATTGGTGGCATCGCGCGGCCCCAGGTGGGAGGGAGCACGAGGGCCAGGCAGCCTGTTACCTTGCACCTGCGGCGGCCCAGAGCCCAGG TGAGGTCGGCGCTGAGGATGCTGGAGGGCCGCAGCAGCAAGGAGGCACAGGAGTTTGTCAAGAGACTCAAGGAGCTGGAGAAGTCCATGGAGGCGGACCCCTGA
- the BAIAP3 gene encoding BAI1-associated protein 3 isoform X1, protein MTTLLEIKSSVLRQVQVCPSFRRRPEGEPGSTGTDPQEPAAGAWKPGDGVEFFAQMRLILKKGEGRQGLPCPEVLLRSGAPAPAEPVDPNRGLRVLTQEEVEMLYEEALYTVLYRAGTMGPDQVDDQETLLGYLQQVFGTNPEEYAEAIERVKKAKAPTYALKVSVVRAKNLLAKDPNGFSDPYCMLGILPASGAPQEPGSHKEQRFSFRKGSKRGGPLPAKCIQVTEVKSSTLNPVWKENFLFEIEDVSMDQLHLDIWDHDDDVSLVEACRKLNEVIGLKGMSRYDDGTFVSPRHCACSLATWASRWWLPRDHRWEPTASPRYFKQIVKSARANGTAGPTDDHTDDFLGCLNIPIREVPVAGEDRWFKLEPRSSASRVQGDCQLVLKLITTQRDTAMSRRGRSGFLSYMLLLGRLLQFEHRPEERNSSSWRGELSGPAATVLCLHGAQSNLSALQLAVLHWVVSSRHHQTCTLDYGYLLGLLEDIQAHWEEASSLPQEQEKSLADSFSAFCEFGLRLLRQLRDYFPATNSTAVYRLELLLKCLSKMQVFQPSFEICPFETELNMDIAAALKRGNHEWYDRLLNTKSPREQPGPQRLAGLVELADAVYEDLQACYGIYASLFHSIVEIDFFTLTFRQLERLVAKEAWVLTEELSPKMSLEVASGLFELYLTLADIQRFWSSIPGRDIRSLALAGIHAPFLPAVKLWLQVLRDQSRWRLQGAVNVDTLEPMDVSSKHSSSAATASLCFSHIQELWARLAWPDPVQAQALGTQLSQDLCEATLFYTELLRKKVDTQPGPAGEAVSEPLCVVLNNVELLRKAAGQVLRGLAWPEAPSALEGGLPRPLLSCTQALDEDLQQEVHTVTAHLTSKMVADIRKYVQHISLSPDSIQNEEAVAPLLKYLDEKLALLNASLVKENLSRVLEALWELLLQTILQALGANLDVSADFYGRFHFTLEALVNFFHAEGQGLPLESLRDGSYKVRPGPGEGAGGTWGPAFSTRWAPQKLEEELRLHQCSTRECIEQYYLDKLKQRSLEQNRFGRLSVRCHYEAAEQRLVVEVLHAADLPALDANGLSDPFVIVELGPPHLFPLVRSQRTQVKSRTLHPVYDELFYFSVPAEACRRRGACVLFTVMDHDWLSTNDFAGEAALGLGSIGGIARPQVGGSTRARQPVTLHLRRPRAQVRSALRMLEGRSSKEAQEFVKRLKELEKSMEADP, encoded by the exons ATGACGACGTTGCTGGAGATCAAGAGCAGCGTGCTCAGGCAGGTGCAGGTGTGCCCGTCCTTCCGGCGGAGGCCCGAGGGAGAGCCAGGGAGCACCGGCACCGACCCCCAGGAGCCTGCCGCAGGGGCTTG GAAACCCGGTGATGGCGTGGAGTTCTTCGCGCAGATGCGCCTCATCCTCAAGAAGGGGGAAGGCCGACAGGGCCTGCCGTGCCCCGAG GTCCTGTTGCGCAGCGGGGCACCAGCCCCTGCCGAGCCTGTGGACCCCAACCGTGGCCTGAGAGTCCTAACCCAGGAGGAG GTGGAGATGCTGTACGAGGAAGCCTTGTACACGGTGCTTTACCGTGCGGGGACCATGGGCCCCGACCAGGTGGATGACCAGGAGACCCTACTGGGCTACCTGCAGCAG GTGTTTGGTACCAACCCCGAGGAGTACGCCGAGGCCATTGAGCGTGTGAAGAAGGCCAAG GCCCCCACATACGCCCTGAAAGTCTCTGTCGTGCGTGCCAAGAACCTGCTGGCCAAAGACCCCAATG GCTTCAGTGACCCATACTGCATGCTGGGCATCCTGCCGGCCTCGGGCGCCCCCCAGGAGCCGGGTTCGCATAAGGAGCAGCGCTTCAGCTTCCGCAAAGGCAGTAAGCGGGGAGGGCCCCTGCCGGCCAAGTGCATCCAGGTCACCGAGGTCAAGAGCAGCACCCTGAACCCTGTGTGGAAGGAGAACTTCCTCTT TGAGATCGAGGATGTGAGCATGGACCAGCTACACCTGGACATCTG ggacCATGATGATGATGTGTCCCTGGTGGAAGCGTGCAGGAAGCTGAACGAAGTCATCGGCCTGAAGGGCATGAGCAGGTATGACGATGGGACCTTTGTGTCCCCCAGACACTGTGCCTGCAGCTTGGCCACGTGGGCCAGCCGGTGGTGGCTCCCCAGGGACCATAGGTGGGAACCCACTGCTTCGCCCAGGTATTTCAAACAGATTGTCAAGTCGGCCCGTGCTAACGGGACAGCAGGACCCACGGACGACCACACGGATGACTTCCTGGGGTGTCTCAACATACCCATCCGG GAGGTGCCCGTGGCGGGTGAAGACCGCTGGTTCAAGCTGGAACCGCGCTCCAGCGCCTCCCGGGTGCAGGGAGACTGCCAGCTGGTCCTCAAGCTGATCACCACACAG AGGGACACGGCCATGAGCCGGCGCGGGCGCTCGGGCTTCCTGTCCTACATGCTGCTGCTCGGCCGGCTGCTGCAGTTCGAGCACCGACCCGAGGAG CGCAACTCGAGCAGCTGGCGCGGAGAGCTCAGCGGGCCCGCGGCCACCGTGCTCTGCCTCCACGGCGCGCAGAGCAACCTGTCTGCGCTGCAGCTGGCGGTGCT GCACTGGGTGGTGAGCAGCCGCCACCATCAGACCTGCACCCTGGACTACGGCtacctgctggggctgctggaggaCATCCAGGCACACTGGGAGGAGGCGTCCTCCCTGCCCCAAGAGCAG GAGAAGAGCCTGGCTGACAGCTTCTCTGCCTTCTGTGAGTTTGGGCTGCGGCTGCTGCGCCAGCTCCGAGACTACTTTCCAGCCACCAACAGCACCGCCGTCTACCGCCTGGAGCTGCTGCTGAA GTGTCTCAGCAAGATGCAGGTCTTCCAGCCGTCCTTCGAAATCTGCCCCTTTGAGACGGAGCTGAACATGGACATCGCTGCTGCTCTGAAG AGAGGCAACCACGAGTGGTATGACAGGCTCCTGAACACCAAGAGTCCTCGCGAGCAG CCGGGGCCCCAGCGCCTCGCCGGCCTAGTGGAGCTGGCTGACGCCGTCTACGAGGACCTGCAGGCCTGCTACGGCATCTATGCCAGCCTCTTCCACAG CATCGTGGAGATCGACTTCTTCACCCTCACCTTCCGGCAGCTGGAGCGTCTG GTGGCCAAGGAGGCATGGGTGCTGACGGAGGAGCTGAGCCCCAAGATGAGCCTGGAGGTGGCCTCAGGGCTCTTCGAGCTGTACCTGACCCTGGCAGACATTCAGCGCTTCTGGAGCAGCATCCCCGGCCG TGACATCCGCTCCCTTGCTCTGGCCGGCATCCATGCCCCCTTCCTGCCCGCCGTGAAGCTCTGGCTGCAGGTGCTGCGAGACCAGTCCAGGTGGAGACTTCAGGGAGCTGTGAATGTGGACACA CTGGAGCCCATGGATGTCTCCTCTAAGCACAGCAGCTCCGCGGCCACTGCTAGCCTCTGCTTCAGTCACATCCAGGAGCTGTGGGCCCGCCTGGCGTGGCCAGACCCTGTGCAGGCCCAGGCACTGGGGACCCAGCTCAGCCAG GACCTGTGCGAGGCCACCCTCTTCTACACTGAGCTGTTGCGGAAGAAGGTGGACACTCAGCCCGGGCCCGCAGGCGAGGCAGTGAGCGAGCCG CTCTGTGTGGTCCTCAACAACGTGGAGCTTCTCCGAAAGGCCGCGGGGCAAGTGCTGCGGGGGCTGGCATGGCCGGAGGCGCCCTCGGCGCTGGAGGGCGGCCTCCCACGCCCTTTGCTCAGCTGTACGCAGGCCCTGGACGAGGACCTGCAGCAGGAGGTCCACACCGTGACAGCACATCTAACCTCCAAG ATGGTGGCCGACATCAGGAAGTATGTACAGCACATCAGCCTGTCGCCCGACTCCATCCAGAATGAAGAG GCCGTGGCCCCACTCCTGAAGTACCTGGATGAGAAGCTGGCCCTGCTGAATGCCTCGCTGGTGAAGGAGAACCTGAGCAG GGTCCTGGAGGCCCTCTGGGAGCTGCTCCTGCAGACCATCCTGCAGGCACTGGGCGCCAACCTTGACGTCTCCGCCGACTTCTACGGCCGCTTCCACTTCACGCTGGAG GCCCTGGTGAATTTTTTCCACGCTGAGGGGCAGGGTCTGCCCCTGGAGAGCCTGAGGGACGGAAGCTATAAGGTGAGGCCTGGCCCGGGGGAGGGAGCGGGCGGCACCTGGGGGCCTGCGTTCAGCACCCGGTGGGCTCCGCAGAAACTGGAGGAGGAGCTGCGCCTGCACCAGTGCTCCACCCGTGAGTGCATCGAGCAGTACTACCTGGACAAGCTCAAGCAG AGGTCGCTGGAGCAGAACCGGTTCGGGCGCCTGAGCGTCCGCTGCCACTACGAGGCAGCAGAGCAGAGGCTGGTGGTGGAGGTGCTGCACGCAGCGGACCTGCCCGCCCTGGACGCCAACG GCCTGAGCGACCCCTTCGTGATCGTGGAGCTGGGCCCACCACACCTCTTCCCGCTGGTCCGCAGCCAGAGGACGCAGGTCAAGAGCCGGACGCTGCACCCCGTGTATGATGAGCTCTTCTACTT CTCTGTGCCGGCAGAGGCATGCCGCCGCCGCGGCGCCTGCGTGCTGTTCACGGTCATGGACCATGACTGGCTGTCCACCAACGACTTCGCAGGGGAGGCGGCCCTCGGCCTGGGCAGTATTGGTGGCATCGCGCGGCCCCAGGTGGGAGGGAGCACGAGGGCCAGGCAGCCTGTTACCTTGCACCTGCGGCGGCCCAGAGCCCAGG TGAGGTCGGCGCTGAGGATGCTGGAGGGCCGCAGCAGCAAGGAGGCACAGGAGTTTGTCAAGAGACTCAAGGAGCTGGAGAAGTCCATGGAGGCGGACCCCTGA